One window of the Phycodurus eques isolate BA_2022a chromosome 7, UOR_Pequ_1.1, whole genome shotgun sequence genome contains the following:
- the pipox gene encoding peroxisomal sarcosine oxidase, producing MSTAEVYDYIVIGAGVQGSFTAYQLVKRKKKTLLLEQFTLPHTRGSSHGQTRMIRKAYDQNFYTHMMDEGYELWAQLEREAGVKLFRRTGLLVMGPENSRSYLDFKSTLEKNKIPMVVLTPDNFNQHIPNVILADGDGALVDTTAGVLYADRALKVAQGQFHKLGGVIKDQEKVTDIKPGLTVTVSTSAGVYQAKGLVITAGAWANELLAHVNLHLPLEVMRINVCYWKEKVPDSYHVNKRFPCFLLTEGEEAKDHIYGLPSNEYPGLMKICYHYGSETDPDQRDKKTDCADIDILRRYIARYLPGVIPEPAVVESCMYTLTPDRHFVVDRHPAYGNIVIGTGFSGHGFKFGPVIGKLLCELSLGEVPSYDLSPFQISRFQTMKSSL from the exons ATGTCGACGGCTGAGGTTTATGATTACATTGTCATCGGTGCTGGGGTGCAAGGGTCCTTTACTGCTTATCAGCTGgttaaaaggaaaaagaaaactctACTCCTTGAGCAG TTTACTCTGCCGCACACCCGAGGGAGTTCCCATGGCCAAACCCGTATGATACGTAAGGCTTACGACCAAAACTTCTACACACACATGATGGACGAAGGCTATGAACTGTGGGCTCAGCTGGAGAGGGAGGCTGGTGTCAAACTGTTCAG GCGAACAGGACTTCTGGTGATGGGACCAGAAAACAGTCGGAGCTACCTCGACTTTAAAAGCACCCTGGAGAAGAACAAGATTCCTATGGTGGTCCTGACCCCTGACAACTTCAATCAGCACATTCCTAATGTCATCCTGGCTGATGGAGATGGCGCTTTGGTGGACACCACTGCTGGAGTGTTATACGCAGATCGGGCACTCAAGGTTGCACAG GGGCAGTTTCACAAATTGGGTGGTGTCATTAAAGACCAAGAGAAGGTAACAGACATCAAGCCTGGCCTGACTGTGACTGTTTCAACCTCTGCTGGTGTTTATCAAGCCAAGGGTCTTGTGATCACCGCCGGCGCTTGGGCTAATGAATTGCTGGCCCACGTGAACCTACATCTTCCTCTAGAG GTGATGAGAATCAATGTGTGCTATTGGAAAGAGAAGGTACCTGATTCATACCATGTGAATAAACGCTTTCCCTGCTTCTTGCTGACTGAAGGAGAGGAAGCTAAAGACCATATTTATGGCCTCCCTTCCAACGAATACCCTGGCCTCATGAAG ATTTGCTACCATTACGGCAGTGAGACTGATCCGGACCAAAGAGACAAGAAGACAGACTGTGCTGATATTGACATCCTCCGGCGCTACATTGCCCGTTATTTGCCAGGTGTGATCCCTGAGCCCGCTGTGGTCGAGAGCTGCATGTATACG CTAACACCTGACCGTCATTTTGTGGTGGACCGCCACCCTGCATATGGCAATATCGTAATTGGCACAGGATTCTCAG GTCATGGCTTCAAGTTTGGGCCAGTCATTGGCAAGCTGCTGTGTGAGCTTAGCCTGGGAGAAGTGCCATCCTATGACCTTTCACCTTTCCAAATCAGCCGCTTCCAGACCATGAAATCATCTTTATAG